The region TATCGGTGTCTTGATCGCTTTATTGTTGCCGGCTGTGCAACAGGCCCGTGAAGCTGCTCGCCGAATCCAGTGCACCAACAATATCAAGCAAGTTGGCTTGGCGATGCACAACTACCACGACACGTTCCTCAGCTTTCCGATTACCTATCAAAACGACTCGGCGAACTGGACCGTTGCGATCTTGGCGATGATGGAACATGGCAACCTACAGGAACGCTACGACTACGATCTCGACTGGGACGAAGGAACCAATTTGGATCTAGCCGCAGAAATGCCAGAAGCATTCGTCTGCCCTTCCAATCCATCGGCTGGCAACGTGCTTAGTGGCAACGGTTTTGAAACGACCGACTATTCGGTCCTGCGAAATGCGTCGAACTGGGAGTTCACCAACTCGCTGTTTCAATCGTCTGGCCCTTACAAGATGCGTGATATTACCGACGGCACCAGCAACACCTGTATGACCTACGAGTCGGCAGGACGTGCGGACTGGTGGGTGGAAGGAAAACGTAACCCTGGCCAAAGTGGCTACACACATTCCTACGGCACCACTCGCGATGGTTGGACATCCCGCACTAACGCCGGCTGGATGTTTACCTGCGAAGTCGACATGAATGCCGCCGGCAATGACATGACTGCCGTCTACTGGTCAACAGGCAATCGCGTCTTCAACGTCAGCAACTGGTTTGGAGCTCCTTATTCGTTCCACCCTGGCGGCGTTCAAATGGGTATGGCCGACGCTTCGGTTCGATTCGTTCCCGAAACAGTCACCTACGAAAACATCGTGGCATTCACGTCGATCAATGGTGGCGAAATCCTGGGAGAATACTAATGCCAAACGCATTAACTTCCCGCTTTTTTGCCGCGGTCGTTCTGCTTTGCGGATGGTCGCTGGGATGCTCGAGCCAGCCAGCCTGGCAATCAGATACCCAGCCCATCCAAGGAACGCTGTCGATCAACGGTGAACCCGCCCAAGGTGCCATCGTAACGCTTCACCCTCAAGGGGAAGCGATCGACATTCGCAAGTCGAAGCCATGGGGCGTCGTCGACGAGACCGGAACGTATCAGTTGCGGACGTACGACAAAGGCGACGGTGCTCCGACCGGAACGTATAAGGTCACCTTCGTTTGGCAAGACAACCCATCGGTGATGGGTTCGCCTGACCAACTGCGAGGCGCCTACAACAACCCGGCCAACTCGCAGTGGACGTTCACTGTCGCAGACGACACAACGGAACTTCCGCCGCTGGACGTTACCGGCGCCAAGGTAACCAAGACCGCTCCTCGCAAGTCTCGGAAGCCTTCGCCATTCGACGACCCTGGCTAAGCCGAAACGATTGCCCATCAACCGGCAATCGTTGGCGTTCGTCCTTTCTTAGATTTGCTTTCTCATCAGGACTCGCCGTAGGAGTCCTGACACCCTGGAGTGTCACCGCATGTCCCTCGACATTGCCGAAGCTGTCCCTGCCACCGATGCTGCGGACAACGCCACCGCCAAACCGGCACGGCCGCAGAAACAGCCGAAGCCGACATCCCTTTATCGCGTGATGTGGCGTTGGCATTTCTATGCCGGGATGCTGGTGTCGCCCATTCTTATGGTGGTCGCGATCACCGGGGCCATCTATTTGTTCGCGGCAGAAACCAGCGACATGGTGCACCAGGATCGCCTGTTCGTTAAATCGATTGGCGAGCCCGTTTCCTATCCGCAACTGATGGCCGCTGCAGAAGCCGCCGTACCAGGCGGAACGGCTACGCGTTTAACGGCCCACGCTGATCCATGGCGAACGTCCGTCGTCAGCGTTGCCCCGCCGAAGAAAGAGGGAGAAGAAAAGCCAAAACGTCGAGGCCGCAACCGTGGCACGTCCGTCTACGTGAATCCCTACACCGCAGAGATTCAGCAAGTCGACAATGGCGAGCCTGACCCAGTCAACGGGTTCTTTCGCACGGTCCTCAACATTCATCGCCGCCTACTGGCCGGCACTACCGGCCGAATTGTTGTGGAACTCACGACTACGTGGACCATCATCTTGTTCATCAGCGGCGTCTACATGTGGTGGCCACGCAAGAAAGAGAAAATCAAAGGTGTCTGGATTCCACGTTTGACCGGCAAGTTCTATACCGTCCTCCGCGACTGGCACACGGTCCCAGGAATCTACCTGGCACCTATTTGCATGATCATCATCGTGACAGGCTTGTTCTACACCGTCGTCTGGGGCGAGTCGTTTTATCGCGTAACCAATCCGCTAATTGGCAGCGAAGTCGTCGAAGCCGAGTCGGCGAAAGATGAAAAACAAGCCGACGATAAAGAAGAAAATGAATACGTCGCCCCCCAATACGAATTGCAAACGGCCATGACTAAGGCCCGCGAGCTATACCCCGACCGCGACGTGACGATTACATTGCCGAGCAAAGCGGAAGATCATTACGACGTCTCCGCCATCAACGACTATGCACGCGGTACATACGGAGCCATGGACTCGACTGGCTTCAAACTGCATCGCGACACCGGCGCCGTTGTTGAAGAAAGCGATCTGTGGAATAACGATCGCTACTGGTGGCACACGTGGGCCTACCCACTGCATGTTGGAAGCGTCCTCGGCATGACCTCAAAAATTTTCTGGTTAGTCGCCTGCCTGATTTTAGTCGCCATGCCATTCACCGGCATCTGGATGTGGTGGAAGCGTCGCCCAAAAGGCAAAACCGGCTTCCCCGCTACGCCAACGCCTGGGGGGGTATCGATGTGGGTCTGGGGCACGATCGTGGCCCTTTGCTTCGTCCTACCAACGTTCGGCCTCTCGGTACTCGTAATTCTGCTACTCGACTTCATCGTGACACGCTTCACACGCCGTAACAAACGAGTCGCCGCGTAACCCCTGGCACCTAATCCCGCGAAAGCATCAACAAGCCATGCCGTCACGATTGCCGGTATGGCACTTTGCATTCGCTACGCAGCGGCGGGAATCAATCACCCCAGTCGTCGAAAAATAAGACAACATTCTCGCTGAGCGTTTCAAAAGGATCCTTGCCCTCAGATTTTGCGAGCTCTTCAATCGCATTGGCCCATCCTGCCCCTGTTGGCGTATCTTTCTTTTCGGTAAGCCAAGCACTAAATGCGAGATTAAATCCGTCCCTGTGCTGGATAGCTGAAAGCTGCTCGAACCCCTCCTGGTGCCCATACATAAGTGTTTCGATCTCCCTGAAGTTTCGAACATACATCGCAGGGCGTGCCATTATGCGATGAATGAACTCTGAGCAGAAACGCCTGTAATCACATTTCGAAATGGGTATCACCAACAAGCTTCCAGAGTCACGAATAGTTGATTCATTGGTTCCGATTAGAGCGTCATGGACACGAACTTGCCGGGAAACAACAACATGCTCACTCCAGTGTATTCACTTCCACTTCGATGCCCCAAAGAAGAACCTCGCCGTCGCCATGATCGGCATGGTACCGTCGCCAACAAAGACAAAAACGGCATTCAATCTCATCCACCCCTTTGGTCTCTGCTGCGTTAGGCTTTGATCACCTTGGCAGGGACTGGCATACCGTTGGGATCGAGCGTGTACGCGTACGCTTCTTTCATATCGGCCTTGCCACTGTCGGTGTAAATCAGGAGCCGATCGCCGTCGGTTCGGACTTTTACAATGCCATAGGCCGCTCGGCTGAAGCCGAAGAAGGGACCTCGCTTGGCGTGATCGTCGTCGTCGAGCCGACGCGACCAACCTTCCATGCTGAAGAACGCTACGAGCTCGGTGACAAAAATGAGCGGTTCCGGGACGCGGGAAAACTTGCCGAGACTTCCCATCAGCGTGGCCCTGGGGTGGATGTATTCCTTGCGAGCCGATTCGTCGCCACTTGATACCACACTGATTATCGGGGAAACCATTTGAAAAAAGGCTCCCGAGAAATCGGCCGAACCATGATGCGGCACCTTGAATACCTCGGACCGCAGGTTGATCTCGCCATGCTGATGCCGCTGGGCCAGAATACGTCCTGCTTCCTCGTTTAAGTCCCCTGAGAAAAGAAAGCTAAACCCACCATACTTAAGGCGAAAAACAATCGAATGACCGTTGATCGTGTGCCCCGCGTCGAGCCCCTTGAACTCGCTTTCGTCCAGGCTCATCGACTCGTGACCGATACGTGGCCCTTTGGGCGGCTTGCCGAGAAACTTCAACCCGGTCGTCGAACCGACTGTGGTCAGCAAAGGCCCCAGCACTTGCATCTCGAGCCCTTCGGTTTCCAGAAAGTCGAACGCGTCGTCGTCACCAAAGGAAAGCTTCCGGAACTCAATCGGCGATCGCTCGTTCCACGCCGTGAGAGCTTTTTTCCAAGCTCGAAAGGGCGTATTCATCTCGTCATCGGGCACGGCCAGCAAGTCGTCGACCAGTCCCGTAATGATGGTTTCTTTGCCAACTTTCTTCGTCGAGCCGAGCATATCCTTATCGGCGGTACGTTTACTGTTTACTGTCCGAGGACGCTTGACGAGCCCGTTGTGAAAGACCCTTTGCGGCGCGATGAATAACCGCTTTTTCGATTCGCTATTCGTTTCCGAGCGGTGTATTTCGACAAGTCCTTTAAAGTGATCAGCATCGCCGTGGGTCACCAACATACAGTCGATCTTCTTCGGTCGCGCCTCGGTACTCCCTCGAAACCGCGCCGCCAGATAGCGGGCAAACAGCTGATTATCTCCACCATCTACTAAGATGATCTTTCCGTCGGGCGTCTCTATGACGGTGCCGTCGCCTTGCTGAACGTCGACGAAATTTACCTTGAGCACTCGGCTTTGCTTTTGAGGAATGACGAGATCAGCCGGCTTTAACTTCGATGACTTCGTCGGGCAGATGAAAGCTTCGGTCGTGATCGGCAAGATGCTGCCATCCTGCTGTGTCTCGAACTTCGCCGTTTTGATTTTGATGTGCTTGTCTGTCACCTCCTCGACATTGACGTAGTCGCCCCACGCCATCGTATGCAGAAAGCCCTTGCGGTTAGGAGATGAATAGACGTTGGCCAGATCGACATTGATTACCGATTTCGTACCCATTGAATCCCCCTTTGCCGGGAACACCGACTTCAACGCTCGATCAATACCGATGCTTCAGTTTGTCGTGTTGCCCGATCACGATCATTCTCCATTCAAATATCTGGTGCCCAGCGAGCGCCGGTTCCAGGAACACACCCCTCTTACGAAACAATGAGCATAGCCCGATCGGACCACCGATCCCATTACGAAACTGAGAAAACTTGAAAAGCCAGATTACGTTGACCCAAACCGCAGCAGCTGGACGATTAGCGGGAGCGCAATATTGCTGCCTCGGTCGTTATCTCTCGCCCCATGGCGGACGTAACTTCACGGCCTCAGATGCACCAAACGGCCTCACTATTGAGACAGACTCGCCACAAGAGCCGTCTCAACAAGATCGCTTATTGAGAGCGGCTATCTTTTGGCACAAAATGCAAGTCTTAACCACGTAACGGGTTAATGACCTATGGATTTTGCCGATACGAGTGATACCATTCGGAAGTAGTTGAGACTGCACACGATGATGTAGCTACCGCCAAGTATCGTTCAGGCTCGCGATTTGCACCGTAGTTTCGGCGACCTAAACGCTTCGCCTCGCGGTGATAACGCACCAAACACGAGCGACGATGATCGCTCTTCAGCCAGAATGAAAGGACACCAAAATGGATCAGGCCGTAATTGACAAGTTGAACGAAATTTTGAAGCACGAGTGGACCGGAGTCGCTCAGTACTCGCAGGCCGGATTTGTCGTGAGCGGGCTGTGGCGAGAAGTCTACAGCGAAATGTTCCTGGACGCCGCCAAGGAATCGTTCGGCCACGCGAAGATCATCGGCCAGAAGATTTCCGCGCTGGGTGGCGTTCCGACCATCGAACGCAACCAGGTCAAACAGACCGACGACCTCTACGAAATGCTGACCAACGGGCTAGAGTTTGAATCGAAAGCGGTTCAGCTTTACCAAGAAGTGCTGTCAATGGTGGATGGCAAGAATCGCCCGCTGGTTGTCCTGCTGGAAGAAATCCTTCTGGAAGAACAAGAAGGCGTCGACGAGTTCACGATGATCCTGAAGGATCCGTCGGTCGCTGCCCAAGCCAAGGGTGGCAGCGCGTCGAAGGCGGGCTAAGAAGTCTCGCAAAGTTTGCGCGAAGGTTACAGGCAATCTACAGGTGTTGTTGAGGCAATGACCCAGGTAATACCAAGGCAATTGCCCAACAATGCTTGTTTTTCGCGCGACGGCTAAGCGGACTCGGCGTGCCAAATACGAAGCGAAGGTGCCGCGGGGGCAGGAATGCGTCCCGTAACAATCGCGTCATCTTCCTGGCGACTGGCCTTCAGTGTGACACGCTCACGCTTTGCCGAAACCATTTCAGGCAAAGCACTTGCGATACCAAGAGCCGTTCGCAAAGCAGCGAGTGATTCTGGCGGAACTTGAACACTGGACTGAGTAAACCAACCGACCCGTTCGCCACCATAGCTTTGCTGGCGAATTTCAACGAAGGCGTAACCCTCGCGGTCGGAACAGTTTACGACGAGCGTTCGATCGCGGTCTCCGGTCGAAATCGTTTCGACCACTTGTTCAGTAGGGTAGGGCATGTGCGGTGAGAGTGCTATCTGCTTGAGCAAAATTGATATCAAGTCTCAGTTCGCTTCTATTTTGCGAATGTCCTGCTCTCACGTCAATAAGAAAAAGTACCGATTGATCCAAATCGCTTGGCTTATTGACGGTTATCGCGAATCGCAGTATCATTTCGCGTTTCCCCCGGCATATTGTGCCTCACTTGGTGAGGCTTTCATCGGACGATAGCCCCTACGACTCTTGGATGGACGTTATCCAGCGAGACCCAAAGGGGCGTTAAACTGAGTCTGGGAAGCGACTTACGCTTTCACCAAGACCTCACTGGAACCACGGTCATGGCAGTACCTAAAAGAAAACAGTCGAATTCCCGCACCGGCATGCGTCGCGCTCACGATGGCCTGAAGGCTCGTGAATTGACTTTGTGCCCTCACTGCTTGCACGAACGCCGCGTTCGCGTTGCCGTCCCGACCCACGTAGTCTGCCCAGAATGTGGCTACTACCAAGGTCGTATCGTGATGCCAACGAACGAAGCCGCCGAATAAGCAACGTTGCCTTCCAAAGTGAAGTAGACCGCTGGGAAAATGCGCACCTTGAAAGCATACAAGGCTGTGCAATCTGACAGCGGTCTATCGCCTTCGAAGGACCAGCAAGAGAAGGGCACCTGCGATGAGCAAGATCGCATTCCTATTCCCAGGACAAGGCGCGCAATCAGTCGGAATGGGCAAAGCCCTCTACGACACACTGCCCGCAGCGAAAGAGTATTTCGATCGAGCCAACGAGGTTCTCGGATACGATCTCGCTCAGATTTGCTTTGAAGGTCCAAGCGAAAAGCTCGACTCGACCAATCACAGCCAACCGGCATTGTTTGTCACCAGCATTGCGGCACTCGCCCAATTGCGGGACCAAACGCCCGACATCTTGCTCTCTGCAGAAGCAACGGCCGGATTGAGCCTTGGCGAATACACAGCCATGGTCTTCGCTGGCGTCATGGAATTTGAAGACGCCCTCAAGGTCGTTCAAGTCCGCGGCGAAGCAATGCAGGCCGCCTCGGAAGCTGTGCCTAGCGGCATGGTTAGCATTCTCGGGCTCGACCAAGATGCCGTCGAAAAGATCTGCGACGAAGCACGCGAAGATGGCATCCTGCAAATCGCCAATCTGCTGTGCCCAGGCAATATCGTCGTCTCGGGAACGAACGATGCATGCGAACGAGCCGCTGAAGTTGCCGAGAAAAGCGGTGCGATGAAAGTCATCCCACTTGCGGTTGCTGGGGCATTTCACACTGAGATCATGCGGCCAGCGGTCGAGAAGCTGACCGAAGCCCTAGCGAATGTAACGCTTAAAAGCCCGAAAATCCCTGTGATTTCCAACGTCGATGCCCAGCCGCACGACAACCCCGAGGAAATCCGCTCGTTACTTCAGCAACAAGTTTGCTCGCAGGTCCGCTGGGAACAGTCGATGCGACACCTGCTCGACGAAGGATTTGACGAGTTCTACGAAATCGGAGCCGGCAAAGTCCTTCGCGGACTAATGAAGCGCATTAATCGCAAAGTTGCATTCACCGGCGTCGAGGCTTAGACGCTACGCCCATCCCACTAAACCTATTGATCTTATAACGTTAGGCATTTTTCTCATGAGCGACGCTGACTGGAACGCACTTCCCGTTGATTTGACTGGCAAAATTGCCATCGTCACTGGCGCCTCGCAAGGTATTGGCCAGCAGATCGCCATTGGACTCGGTAAACGCGGCGCCAAAGTGGCCTGTGTCGCCCGAAGTGCCGACAAGCTGGCCGAAACGGTTACCGCCATCAAAGATGCCGGCGGCGACGCAGAAGCGTTTCCCTGCGATGTCACGTCGCGAGAGAGCGTTGAAGGCCTGATCGACAAAGTCGCCGACGAGTGGGAAAAGATCGATATCCTGGTCAACAACGCCGGCGTCACGCGAGACAACTTGCTTCCTCGCATGACCGACGAAGAATGGGATACCGTTATCAATACAAACCTGCGCGGGATGTTCCTGTTCAGCCGTGCCGCCTCGAAGTACATGATGCGTGCCCGTTTTGGCCGAATCATCAACATCAGCAGCGTGTCAGGCATCATGGGCAACCCTGGCCAGACGAACTACTCAGCCTCCAAGGCTGGCATGATTGGCTTCACTCGCAGCCTGAGCCGCGAACTGGCCGGCCGCAAGGTCACCATAAACGCCATTTGCCCTGGCTTTATCGAATCGGACATGACCAAAGCCCTTGGTCCAGCCGTCGAAGACGAAGTCAAAAAACGCATTCCTGCGAAACGCATGGGCAAGCCAACCGAGATCGCTGACGCGGTCCTGTTCCTTGCCAGCGACAACGCGGCATACGTTACCGGGCAAGTCCTCACTGTCGACGGCGGCATGACGGGCTAGCACAATTTGGAAACGCCTTAGTGGCATTGACTTACACAACGCAAATTATCTAAGAGCGTGTTTCCAGAAATTTAAGATGGATAGGGTGGTGTCCACCTTGACCCGTTTTACTTGGGTCATCTATCTTGTTGAGCTTGAAACTTCATAAAAAACCAACTTAGGTCACCTATAGCAGGCCGAGCTTTCGGCCTCTTGCCCCAAAACGGAGGACACGTCGTGTCGGTTGAAGAGCGTGTAATCGAAATCGTCGCCAGCCAGCTGGGTGTGGATAAAGAAAAGGTTTCTCGTGATAGTTCCTTCGTGAACGACCTCGGAGCCGATTCCTTGGACATGGTCGAATTGGTCATGGAACTGGAAGAAGAATTTGATATCGACATCCCGGAAGATTCCGCGGATAAGATTGAGACGGTCGGTCAAGCAATTGACTACCTGGAAGAAGCCAAGAACTCTTAGTCGTTAGCGACTGATCTTTCCTTCCCGCTTTGTACTCCTAGCGTCCATCGAATCATGAAGCGTCGTGTTGTCGTTACCGGAATGGGGATTGTTTCCTCGCTTAGCAGCCAACTAGATCAGTTTTGGTCGAAGTTGATTGCCGGCGAGAGCGGTATCCACGAAATCAAAATCCTGGATACCTCCCGATTCAAGGTGAAGTTCGCAGCGGACGTTCACGATTGGGCACCGGACGAGTACATCGACTCGAAAGAGCAGAAACGACTCGACCGTTTCTCGCAATTTGGAATGGTCGCGGGAATCGATGCCATCACACAGTCTGGCCTCGATTTCTCGCAGGAAGATTCTTACCGCTGCGGCGTGATTCTCGGTTCCGGTGTGGGCGGCATCGCCACCATTGAAGAACAGACCGAGAAGCTACTCACCAAAGGTGCGGATCGGGTATCTCCGATGACGATCCCGCGCCTGATGCTCAATGCGGCCGGCGGAAACATCTCGATTCGCTATGGACTTCGCGGACCCAACTACACCGTTGCCACCGCATGTGCGAGTGCGACGAACGCTCTGGGCGATGCTTTGAAGTCAATCCAATACGACGAAGCAGACGTCATGATTTCTGGCGGTACCGAAGCGGGAATCACCCCGATGGGTATCAGCGCTTTCTCGAACATGAAAGCTCTCTCGTTCCGCAACGACGACCCCAAAGCTGCCAGCCGCCCGTTCGATCTTGATCGAGACGGTTTCGTGATGGCGGAAGGAGCCGGCGTGGTTGTCCTGGAAGAACTCGAACATGCGAAAGCTCGCGGTGCGACTATCTTCGCCGAACTCGTCGGCTTCGGCTGCAGTGGCGATGGTGGTCATATCACGTCGCCTGATCCTGAAGGCCGCGGTGCCGCTCGAGCCATGCAGAACGCATTGAACGACGCCAAGCTGGCCCCCGAAAAGATCGACTACATCAACGCCCACGGCACGAGTACTCCGCCAGGCGATAAAGCTGAAACGACGGCCATCAAAACGGTCTACGGCGATCACGCTTACAAGCTGGCCGTTTCCAGCACCAAAAGCTCGCTGGGGCACTCACTCGGGGCTAGTGGCGGTATCGAATTGATCGCCAGCATTAAGGCAATCCAAGAGGGAATCGTTCCTCCGACGATTAACCTGGAAAAGCCAGATCCTGCGTGCGATCTCGACTATACGCCCAACGAAGCGAAAAACCGAAAAGTCTGCTACGCGATGAGCAATAGCTTCGGCTTTGGTGGGCACAACGCCTGCGTTATCGCCAAAGAATACACCGAGTAAGCTTCCCTCGCTGCATTAACGCAGGGACATCAAAGCGGAGAAACACTTGAGTTTTTCACGGCTTTGAGAAAAGATCGGTATAGCAAAGAGCCTCGCCGTTGGCCAACCGCGAGGCTCGATCTCTATCTTTACCGAGAAACTCGCGACCATGATTCGCATAACCTGCCCTTGCTGTGGAGTTGGCATCAACGCCGAAGAGCGGCTGGTCGGCCAAACCGTTCGTTGCCCGAAATGCTTGGGCATCACGAAAGTCGTTCGCCCTAACTCAGACGACTTAGCCCAAGTCGTCGAGCCGAGTTACGCCCCTCAGCCTCAGGACGACGACAAGCCGCAAGCTACCCATTGCCCCAAGTGCAGTGCAGGCCTGCCTCCTGGAGAATATCTCTGCAAAAGCTGTGGTTACCACACCAAGCTGGAAGCCTACTTCGAGGATCTGACGGAAGAGGCACTCGCCCGCGGTTCAGAACCAAAAACCAAGATGGAGAAATGGCTAGACGAGCAACTCCACGAACTGGCAACACCTCGTGATGTCCTGATCGCCTCGGGACTATGCGCCGCCTTCGTCGGCTTCGTTGCTGTCGTCGCAGGACGAATCTTCTTCGGCCCAGCCCTGGGCACGATACTCGGGCTAATTGCCGCTGGGGGAATCGGCTACGGCTGGTACGTCCTCATGCAAAGACTTGGAATCTTGAAAGACCCTCAACGGGAAACAAGGCTGCAGCGCGAACGGATGAATGATCGAGCCAAAGTACCGCGCAACTCTGAAAAAAGCCGATCGCCCTCCGAGACATTCGCCAAACCGATCCCTGAATCGAGCCCAGCGTCCTCCACAGCACCGGAACGCATTAGCCTTTCTGATGAAGAATATGACGTGGACGATATCGATCTGTTTGCCGACGAATCGAATCCAAAGAAGGCCAAGCCAGCTAGCAGTTCACCTGGGAGTCAATCGAGCAGCCGAGCCGCAAAAGACGACGATTGGCTGAACGACCTGCTTTGACGCGATGAAGTCGCCAAGGTGCGACGATTCGCCTTGCCGCAAGCGGAGGCGATACCTATACTCCGGCGACTATCGACGAGAAGCCTCAGCCACGAAGGGAATCGGCGAGGCGAAATTTACGTCGGATCACGGAGGATCGATTCATGGTACGCTCGTGCCTTTTCAGCATTCTTTTTATCGCATTGTCTGCCCATGTGGTCTCTGCCCAGTCAGAACCGCGACCGATGCCGATTAGCGGCACTGCGACTCCATCCTCCGATTCGTCGCTGCAATGGCGAAATCCTGGCGCAAGCGTTCCCACAAGAAACAACGCCGCCGTTCAGCCAGCCGCGTACGCTACCGATCCTCCAGCCAAACAGGCGGAAAACGTCTCGAAATCTGGGACGCTGCTTAAAGTAACTTCAGGGCTGCAAGAGCTTCCCAACGGAGCAGGGCAGGTCTGGCGTGACTACGACATCACTCCGTATACCAGCCGAGTCACCACGACCGCGAAACCGGAACAAGCAATCATCGACTGGATCCTGCGCGAGACAGGCACCGACGTCTGGTTCGGTGATCCACTTGGCATGCTCTCGGCCAACAAAGGCACCCTCCGCGTTTACCACACCCCAGAAATGCAGGAAGTGGTGACTGACGTCGTCACGAAGTTTGTCGACAGCCAAGCCGAAGTCAAAAAACTAGGCGTTCGCTTGGTCACCGTGAAGAGCCCTAACTGGCGTCGACTGGCGTATCGCATGATGCAGCCTGTTTCCGTCAAGACGCCAGGTATCGAAGCCTGGCTGATGAGCAAGGAAAACGCGGCTGTCCTGCTTAATGAGCTTCGCCAGAGAAGCGACTTCCGAGAGCACCATGCAGCCGATTTGCTGATTCACAACGGACAGTCGAGCACCATTTCGATGCTTCAGCCACGTTCTTTCGTACGTGGTGTTCGAGCCACGTCCACGTTCCCTGGATATGAATTGCAAACGGATCAAATCGAAGAAGGTTTCGCGATGGAAGTCAGCCCGCTGCTGACGCCTGACGATCGAATGATTGATGCCGTGCTGAAATGTAGCGTCGATCAAGTCGAAAAATTCGTGACGGTCGACGTCGATGTCCCGACCGCGGGGGCACAGCGTCAAGCCGTGGACATTCAAATCCCCCAAATGGTGAGTTGGCGATTACACGAACGATTCCGCTGGCCTTCAGAGCAAGTGCTGCTGATCAGCTGCGGCGTGGTAG is a window of Bremerella sp. TYQ1 DNA encoding:
- a CDS encoding DUF1559 domain-containing protein, producing the protein MRLHPKATLLRRAFTLVELLVVIAIIGVLIALLLPAVQQAREAARRIQCTNNIKQVGLAMHNYHDTFLSFPITYQNDSANWTVAILAMMEHGNLQERYDYDLDWDEGTNLDLAAEMPEAFVCPSNPSAGNVLSGNGFETTDYSVLRNASNWEFTNSLFQSSGPYKMRDITDGTSNTCMTYESAGRADWWVEGKRNPGQSGYTHSYGTTRDGWTSRTNAGWMFTCEVDMNAAGNDMTAVYWSTGNRVFNVSNWFGAPYSFHPGGVQMGMADASVRFVPETVTYENIVAFTSINGGEILGEY
- a CDS encoding PepSY domain-containing protein, whose product is MSLDIAEAVPATDAADNATAKPARPQKQPKPTSLYRVMWRWHFYAGMLVSPILMVVAITGAIYLFAAETSDMVHQDRLFVKSIGEPVSYPQLMAAAEAAVPGGTATRLTAHADPWRTSVVSVAPPKKEGEEKPKRRGRNRGTSVYVNPYTAEIQQVDNGEPDPVNGFFRTVLNIHRRLLAGTTGRIVVELTTTWTIILFISGVYMWWPRKKEKIKGVWIPRLTGKFYTVLRDWHTVPGIYLAPICMIIIVTGLFYTVVWGESFYRVTNPLIGSEVVEAESAKDEKQADDKEENEYVAPQYELQTAMTKARELYPDRDVTITLPSKAEDHYDVSAINDYARGTYGAMDSTGFKLHRDTGAVVEESDLWNNDRYWWHTWAYPLHVGSVLGMTSKIFWLVACLILVAMPFTGIWMWWKRRPKGKTGFPATPTPGGVSMWVWGTIVALCFVLPTFGLSVLVILLLDFIVTRFTRRNKRVAA
- a CDS encoding ComEC/Rec2 family competence protein: MGTKSVINVDLANVYSSPNRKGFLHTMAWGDYVNVEEVTDKHIKIKTAKFETQQDGSILPITTEAFICPTKSSKLKPADLVIPQKQSRVLKVNFVDVQQGDGTVIETPDGKIILVDGGDNQLFARYLAARFRGSTEARPKKIDCMLVTHGDADHFKGLVEIHRSETNSESKKRLFIAPQRVFHNGLVKRPRTVNSKRTADKDMLGSTKKVGKETIITGLVDDLLAVPDDEMNTPFRAWKKALTAWNERSPIEFRKLSFGDDDAFDFLETEGLEMQVLGPLLTTVGSTTGLKFLGKPPKGPRIGHESMSLDESEFKGLDAGHTINGHSIVFRLKYGGFSFLFSGDLNEEAGRILAQRHQHGEINLRSEVFKVPHHGSADFSGAFFQMVSPIISVVSSGDESARKEYIHPRATLMGSLGKFSRVPEPLIFVTELVAFFSMEGWSRRLDDDDHAKRGPFFGFSRAAYGIVKVRTDGDRLLIYTDSGKADMKEAYAYTLDPNGMPVPAKVIKA
- a CDS encoding bacterioferritin, whose amino-acid sequence is MDQAVIDKLNEILKHEWTGVAQYSQAGFVVSGLWREVYSEMFLDAAKESFGHAKIIGQKISALGGVPTIERNQVKQTDDLYEMLTNGLEFESKAVQLYQEVLSMVDGKNRPLVVLLEEILLEEQEGVDEFTMILKDPSVAAQAKGGSASKAG
- the rpmF gene encoding 50S ribosomal protein L32, coding for MAVPKRKQSNSRTGMRRAHDGLKARELTLCPHCLHERRVRVAVPTHVVCPECGYYQGRIVMPTNEAAE
- the fabD gene encoding ACP S-malonyltransferase, with the protein product MSKIAFLFPGQGAQSVGMGKALYDTLPAAKEYFDRANEVLGYDLAQICFEGPSEKLDSTNHSQPALFVTSIAALAQLRDQTPDILLSAEATAGLSLGEYTAMVFAGVMEFEDALKVVQVRGEAMQAASEAVPSGMVSILGLDQDAVEKICDEAREDGILQIANLLCPGNIVVSGTNDACERAAEVAEKSGAMKVIPLAVAGAFHTEIMRPAVEKLTEALANVTLKSPKIPVISNVDAQPHDNPEEIRSLLQQQVCSQVRWEQSMRHLLDEGFDEFYEIGAGKVLRGLMKRINRKVAFTGVEA
- the fabG gene encoding 3-oxoacyl-[acyl-carrier-protein] reductase, producing the protein MSDADWNALPVDLTGKIAIVTGASQGIGQQIAIGLGKRGAKVACVARSADKLAETVTAIKDAGGDAEAFPCDVTSRESVEGLIDKVADEWEKIDILVNNAGVTRDNLLPRMTDEEWDTVINTNLRGMFLFSRAASKYMMRARFGRIINISSVSGIMGNPGQTNYSASKAGMIGFTRSLSRELAGRKVTINAICPGFIESDMTKALGPAVEDEVKKRIPAKRMGKPTEIADAVLFLASDNAAYVTGQVLTVDGGMTG
- the acpP gene encoding acyl carrier protein — translated: MPQNGGHVVSVEERVIEIVASQLGVDKEKVSRDSSFVNDLGADSLDMVELVMELEEEFDIDIPEDSADKIETVGQAIDYLEEAKNS
- the fabF gene encoding beta-ketoacyl-ACP synthase II yields the protein MKRRVVVTGMGIVSSLSSQLDQFWSKLIAGESGIHEIKILDTSRFKVKFAADVHDWAPDEYIDSKEQKRLDRFSQFGMVAGIDAITQSGLDFSQEDSYRCGVILGSGVGGIATIEEQTEKLLTKGADRVSPMTIPRLMLNAAGGNISIRYGLRGPNYTVATACASATNALGDALKSIQYDEADVMISGGTEAGITPMGISAFSNMKALSFRNDDPKAASRPFDLDRDGFVMAEGAGVVVLEELEHAKARGATIFAELVGFGCSGDGGHITSPDPEGRGAARAMQNALNDAKLAPEKIDYINAHGTSTPPGDKAETTAIKTVYGDHAYKLAVSSTKSSLGHSLGASGGIELIASIKAIQEGIVPPTINLEKPDPACDLDYTPNEAKNRKVCYAMSNSFGFGGHNACVIAKEYTE